The genomic region TGCAAGGGTAAACTATTGTCTGAAGTttttatcatctttgtatctTTAAGCCTTTGGAGTCTATATTATCTCACAGAGGTTTTACCTCTGCATTCAGGACCCTATAAGTTGAGGCAAACTCCAGGCATAGTGGTCAGGGGGCAGCAGACAGATAAGGAGACACGGTAGTAGTGTGGAGGCAGAGATGAATGCCCCTTTTCTTCAGTGGATCCCCTGTAGTGTATAGGtttggagaacataagaacggccatactaggtcagaccaaaggtccttctagcccagtatcctgtcttccaacagcagccaatgccaggtgccccagaaggaatgaacaggtaagcatcaagtgatccattccctgtcactcattcccagcttctggcaaacagaggctagggacaccattcctgcccatcgcagctaatagccgttgatggacctatcctccatcaacttacctggttcttttttgaactctgttatagtcttggccttcaaaacatcctctggcaaagagttccacacgttgactgtgcgttgtgtgaagaaatacttccttttgtttgtttcaaacctgctgtctattaatttcatttggtggcccctagttcttgtgttatgagaaggagtaaataacacttccttatttactttctccatacagtcatgattttatagacctctatcatatccccccttagtcgtctcttttccaagctgaaaagtcccagtcttattaatctctcttcttacggaagccgttccatacccctaataatttttgttgcccttttctgaaccttttccatttctaatatatctttttgagatcaggcaaccacatctgcatgcagaattcaagatgtggccacaccatggatttatatagaggcaatatgatattttctgtctcattatctacctctttcctagtggttcctaacattctgttcgcttttttgattgctgctgcacattgagaccAAATCTCTTTCCACTTCTGTGGCTGTATGTATGCTGGGCaaactcttcccctctccccttttgAAGGAAGATTTCGCAGGAGACTTGGTTAGTTTTCTCTTCCTCTATACAGGTTATTTTCACACAGAGAGGCCAACAGATTGTAAAATCCAAGGAGGAgagggttggattttttttttaaatctgtttgtaAAGCTTCATGTACACCAGTGACATgttgaaataattatttttcctATGAAATTCTTCAGGCTGTGGCTGTGTGACAAGAAAATcccttaaaaatgaaaaagttcaCGCTGTTTGATTTTGTAAATGATAATTCACTACAAATCGGAGAGACTTCATGGATTCAGGATCTTCCCAATGACGGCAGTGAACTAGAAGGACTCCTGAAACCAAATGAGCAGGTGCTAGTTAACTGGCCTGTGGGAGAAAGGAAGACAGAGAAACATTTAGTAAAAGTAGTGTACATGAGTGGTGAGTCCATCTGCAAAGCAGCCCATTTATAAGAATTTAATTTCAGATGTCACTAGATGACTAGCAGAATAGTATCATTTGCTTGGACTTCTCTTTCCTCCACTTCAGATGACCCTCAAGAGCTAGTTGAGATGATGCAAAAGATATTGCAGGCAGATGAAATTACAAAAATACAAGTTGTTGGAAAAGGCAAGAGGAAGAGGATTGAGATGATATTCTCAGAGAGTGAAGATAGTGACCTGGACAAAGGGCAGGTGGGTTTTCAGTCTCTGTTGTTTTCCCAGGTGTGAACCTGTTACTTTTGTGCCTTAGTATAATGTTCCAGTCCATTGTTACTGACTTTTCTGGGTACACAGTATGTGTATGTTGACAGTGGGGACAAAGGTAGGCTTCACATGCCTTAGCTCAATGACATGTTGGGGTAATTGATAACACAGGTCCAGATCTTCCCTCCATCCTTATCAGAAGTTGCAGAAGGAGAAAACGTATGTAGAATCTTCACAGCTTTGGATGTCGTGCAGCTGCACTGCATTATCCCCAATATGAGAGGGGTCTGACAACACCATAAAGTGGGCAGGGGTCATGGCTTCTGACGTCTGCCATGGACTCAGGAGAACTCATGGATCTCAGAACTGACAAGAGATACAGACTTTTTTTTCTACTCAAAGGACATAGTAAGGCCAAAACGAATAAATGTTTGTAGTGTACAATGAGATCTTCTGACAGAAAGCACTGTGTGAGCACAAATGTATTATCATGCGGTTGTTTTCAGGGGAAAATGATGAAgagtataaaaagaaagaaatcattACAGGCCTCTGCCTCTGCCAACATCCTGAGTCAACTTGAAACATCTTTAATTAACAAACAGGTACAACATCTTGTCATCAGTGATTTGCAGCTGTGAAGCACAACAAAGCTGaggttcacatttaaaaaaaataatttatttaaaattgtaAGAGAATTTAGTGCTGCTGAAAGATCCTATTTTAGTAAATGTTCATATAGTGCTGGAGACATATAAAGTAGTATATTAGAGCTAAGTATTGTTAATATTGTAGTCAACCAGTTTGGTTGTAAATTGAATTACAATATCAATGTTAGTTAAGTTGATTATTAAAGTGAACCCATATTTATACTTTGTGTGTCTTTGTAAATAGAATATCCTCCTTTAGCCAAACAGTTTAATAGTAGATACTTTTATTTTCTGTTCTTGCTCTATagcccaatttatttattttttcagagaGAACCATATTCTGGAAATGCGTTTCTGTACAGCGAAAGCAGCAGTGATGATGAGGAGCCCTTGTTTCAGTTATCCAAAGTGGAACTATGTGCCAAAATAAAAAGTCTGAAAAGGAAACTGACAGACACTATGAGAGAAAACTGTCGCCTACGGCAGTCACTGGTCATGCTTCAAGGTAAACTTTGGGAAAATGGGTTTCAGAGTgctagccatgttagtctgtatcagcaaaaagaatgaggagtacttgtggcaccttagagactaacaaatttatttgagcataagcttttgtgggctaaaacccacttcatcggatgcatgcagtggaaaatacagtaggaagatatatatacacagagaacatgaaacaatggacaCTTTTTGATAAAGAGGAGAGCTGAAAGCACATAAAGTCCTGATTGTTGTGAGGACACTTACGTGGGAATTGTGAGTGCTCAAGCACCTGTCAAGATCTAGctccaaattaattttaaaaagtcatttctgCGTAACTACAGCATTTATTTCCAGTTAGCCCATAGATTAAATCAACTTAAAAAGAGACCATGAGATCATTGAGTTTAAAgatggaaaaaaatctgttaaatCAGATAGATTGTTCCTCATAGAACGTTTCCATGTGCCTTGTATAACTGTAGGTCAAATCTGAATAACTCCAGCAACTGGGACTCCACTGATCAAAGTCTAACTGACGTTATTGTTCGGCAATTTTTGATATTCTAAAATTTCCCCTACTTAATTCTATTCCTTCAGTTCTAATTATTCATCCCTGAACCAAATAATTTCTTCCATTTGAAAATCATCAGTTTATTTCTAGGTGATGCCTTGAAATCTTTTACCCAATTTATTATACCCATTTAGCTCTTTTAACCTTAATCACCTTAGTTGGTCTTCTC from Mauremys mutica isolate MM-2020 ecotype Southern chromosome 3, ASM2049712v1, whole genome shotgun sequence harbors:
- the BEND6 gene encoding BEN domain-containing protein 6 isoform X2, producing the protein MKKFTLFDFVNDNSLQIGETSWIQDLPNDGSELEGLLKPNEQVLVNWPVGERKTEKHLVKVVYMSDDPQELVEMMQKILQADEITKIQVVGKGKRKRIEMIFSESEDSDLDKGQGKMMKSIKRKKSLQASASANILSQLETSLINKQREPYSGNAFLYSESSSDDEEPLFQLSKVELCAKIKSLKRKLTDTMRENCRLRQSLVMLQVLPQAVTHFEELVGMAEALLKGGVTTSASSIHSHTVWKASNSSLSDSYATIHSNSNSPIALNMEEEEQQPEKQFKVEKWQIALCNKSKPQKFINDLMQALYTHEYMATHSLTGAKSSSSKDKAAKPAMNQNEVQEIIGITKQLFPNTDDALIRRMMGQKLNNCTKKPILSKDLNAVVFQKHSF